The Caldicoprobacter guelmensis genome includes a region encoding these proteins:
- a CDS encoding ABC transporter ATP-binding protein, with protein MIRLENLSKVYKMGENEVVALNNISLSINKGEFVAIMGPSGSGKSTLMNIIGCLDVPTQGRYYLDGRDISSYNHNQLAEVRNKKFGFVFQGFNLLPKLTALENVELPLIYAGVGARKRREEAMRVLEMMGLKERMHHRPSELSGGQQQRVAIARALVNRPSVILADEPTGNLDSKSGKEIMQIFKELHSQGNTIILITHDINIARYARRMISIRDGQIVSDEEVGIQ; from the coding sequence ATGATACGGCTTGAAAACCTTAGCAAGGTTTACAAAATGGGAGAAAATGAAGTGGTAGCTCTAAACAACATCTCCTTATCCATCAACAAGGGTGAATTTGTTGCCATTATGGGCCCTTCGGGTTCGGGCAAATCCACCCTTATGAACATAATCGGATGTTTGGATGTACCCACTCAAGGTAGATATTACCTGGATGGCCGCGATATATCCTCTTATAACCACAATCAGCTGGCAGAGGTACGCAACAAAAAGTTCGGTTTTGTCTTTCAAGGGTTTAATCTGCTGCCCAAGCTGACAGCTCTGGAAAATGTGGAGCTTCCGCTTATTTATGCAGGTGTTGGTGCCAGGAAACGAAGGGAAGAGGCTATGCGCGTTCTGGAAATGATGGGGCTTAAGGAGCGGATGCACCACCGACCTTCAGAGCTGTCGGGTGGGCAGCAGCAGAGGGTTGCCATTGCAAGAGCCTTAGTTAACCGCCCATCGGTGATACTGGCCGATGAGCCCACAGGCAATTTGGACAGCAAATCGGGCAAGGAAATCATGCAGATATTTAAAGAGCTCCATTCTCAGGGAAATACCATTATACTTATAACTCACGATATTAACATAGCAAGGTATGCAAGGCGTATGATCAGCATACGCGACGGGCAAATCGTATCGGACGAAGAGGTGGGAATTCAATGA
- a CDS encoding ribonuclease H-like YkuK family protein: MYEQILNFIRQAPYCEYRLSVGSDSQVGRNTVFVTAIHLHRIGRGAIGFITKHVVPRPMKSLREKIYYETARTLEVAALFTPDKIEKIIQCLIRPSGRSGDIHFEFHLDVGINGATKDLINEMVAMAKGTAFEPKIKPESYAASCYANRYTKDSHLYRV, translated from the coding sequence GTGTACGAGCAAATACTTAACTTTATAAGACAGGCCCCTTACTGCGAATATCGCTTGTCGGTAGGCTCAGATTCTCAAGTGGGCAGGAATACGGTGTTTGTGACTGCCATACACCTACACCGTATTGGAAGGGGGGCTATTGGCTTTATCACCAAGCACGTAGTCCCTAGACCCATGAAAAGCCTACGCGAAAAGATATATTACGAAACCGCTAGAACCTTAGAAGTGGCTGCCCTTTTCACTCCCGATAAGATTGAGAAAATTATACAGTGCTTAATCAGGCCTTCGGGCCGTTCTGGCGATATACACTTTGAGTTTCACCTTGATGTAGGCATCAATGGTGCCACCAAGGATTTAATAAACGAAATGGTGGCCATGGCCAAAGGTACCGCCTTTGAGCCAAAGATCAAACCTGAAAGCTACGCGGCCAGTTGCTATGCAAACCGATACACCAAAGACTCACACCTATATAGGGTGTAA
- a CDS encoding uroporphyrinogen decarboxylase family protein — MMKTITPCRPKWKGTMTDRERFNNQMHYKPFDRCFNMEFGYWDENFKEWSIFVENGITNNREADIFFNFDRIEVISGNVWMSPPFESRVVEETETTKILINSDGLLAEVPKDGHDTIPHFIKSSIVTPEDWKRCKEERFRRDDPSRKVDIEALKKAHPPDRDYPLGVNTGSMIGKIRDMLTFEGLAYACYDYPDMVEDMVETCCVLVEDFLDQVLPHFDFDFAAGWEDICFKNGPIVSIDFFKNVVVPRYKRIHKKLKEAGIDIWYVDCDGDVRPLLPYFLESGINCLFPFEVNSCCHPKELLDKYGKDLRIMGGVDKMVLAQGKEAIKEYLESLVPLVERGGYIPFCDHRCPPNVKPEDYLYYLDLKEELFGMK; from the coding sequence ATGATGAAAACAATAACGCCTTGCCGGCCCAAATGGAAGGGTACCATGACCGACCGCGAACGATTCAACAACCAGATGCATTACAAGCCCTTCGACCGGTGCTTCAATATGGAGTTTGGATACTGGGATGAAAATTTCAAAGAATGGTCCATATTTGTAGAAAACGGCATCACCAACAACAGGGAGGCTGACATCTTCTTCAACTTCGACAGGATAGAGGTAATAAGCGGCAACGTATGGATGTCCCCTCCTTTTGAATCGAGGGTCGTTGAAGAGACTGAGACCACCAAAATCCTCATCAACAGCGATGGCCTCCTTGCTGAAGTTCCAAAAGACGGGCACGACACCATCCCGCACTTCATAAAATCCTCCATCGTAACCCCTGAAGACTGGAAAAGGTGCAAGGAAGAACGCTTCCGTAGGGATGACCCTTCTAGAAAAGTGGATATTGAAGCCCTCAAAAAAGCACACCCACCGGACAGGGATTATCCTTTGGGCGTAAATACCGGCTCGATGATTGGCAAGATTCGCGACATGCTCACATTCGAAGGCTTGGCGTATGCCTGCTATGACTATCCCGATATGGTGGAGGATATGGTGGAAACCTGCTGCGTTCTTGTTGAGGATTTTCTGGATCAGGTGCTGCCGCATTTCGATTTCGACTTTGCAGCGGGTTGGGAGGATATATGCTTCAAAAACGGCCCCATAGTATCCATCGATTTCTTTAAAAACGTGGTGGTACCGCGATACAAGCGCATACATAAGAAGCTCAAAGAAGCCGGCATAGACATATGGTATGTTGACTGTGACGGCGATGTTCGACCTCTATTGCCTTACTTTTTAGAAAGTGGCATCAATTGCCTGTTCCCCTTTGAAGTCAACAGCTGCTGCCATCCAAAAGAGCTCCTGGATAAATACGGAAAGGACTTGAGAATCATGGGTGGGGTAGACAAAATGGTACTGGCTCAAGGCAAAGAAGCCATAAAGGAGTATCTTGAAAGCCTTGTGCCGCTGGTGGAAAGGGGAGGATACATCCCCTTCTGTGACCATCGCTGCCCTCCCAACGTAAAACCGGAGGATTATTTGTATTATCTCGACTTGAAGGAGGAGCTGTTTGGCATGAAATAG
- a CDS encoding glycoside hydrolase family 127 protein, which produces MRLNKLTNVKMENVKLNGGLLGCIQDLIVNETIPYQYNVLNDDVEEAPKSHAIANFRIAAGEQKGEFYGMFFQDSDVAKWLEAASYSLILKPNPELEKILDELVDLIGRAQQPDGYLNTYFTVAHPDKRWTNLRDMHELYCAGHMMEAAVAYYRATGKTKLIDIMSKFTDHMLTVLGPEPGKKRGYDGHPEIELALVKMYKVTGDEKYLRLAKYFIDERGKEPHYFTIEAELRGEKKKSTGQDDMWSTYQYYQAHLPVREQTTAEGHAVRAMYLYAGAADIARETGDEELFAVLKRLWDNVTKKRMYITAAIGSQSYGEAFSFDYDLPNDTIYGETCASIGLALFAYRMLQMDPDSRYADVLEKAIYNGILSGISLDGKRFFYVNPLEVNPEACEKRYDHSHVKVERQAWFACACCPTNVSRLYASIGDYMYSTSTDGEIYIHIFANSSANIALNGKNVALNVKTRYPWDGNISVKVNPDSKGEFTVAIRVPSWCGEPSIRVNGQPVNIGEHIEKGYVKIRRVWEPGDEIDVVYPMKAVLVRANPKVRENVGKVAIQRGPMVYCIEEVDNGKGLHKIIVPKNVEFKEVFEEGLLNGVVTITFKAYRLKDWLSDECYSFAPNDYEEIEVKAVPYYAWGNRGAGEMMVWLMSNIDTTG; this is translated from the coding sequence ATGCGACTTAATAAGCTTACCAACGTCAAAATGGAAAACGTAAAACTCAATGGAGGGTTGTTGGGGTGTATTCAAGATTTAATCGTGAATGAGACCATCCCCTACCAGTATAACGTACTCAATGATGATGTGGAGGAAGCACCAAAAAGCCACGCTATAGCCAATTTTCGCATTGCAGCAGGGGAGCAAAAGGGCGAGTTTTACGGCATGTTCTTTCAGGACAGCGATGTGGCTAAATGGTTGGAAGCTGCCAGCTACAGCTTAATATTGAAGCCCAACCCTGAGCTGGAGAAAATTTTGGATGAACTGGTCGACCTCATTGGTAGGGCGCAACAGCCGGATGGGTATTTGAACACCTATTTTACTGTGGCTCATCCTGATAAAAGGTGGACGAATTTGAGGGACATGCATGAGCTGTACTGTGCTGGGCATATGATGGAGGCTGCTGTTGCCTATTACAGAGCTACCGGTAAGACCAAGCTCATCGACATCATGAGCAAATTTACTGACCATATGTTAACAGTGCTAGGCCCTGAGCCGGGGAAAAAGAGAGGGTATGATGGTCATCCAGAGATAGAGCTTGCACTGGTTAAGATGTATAAGGTCACAGGGGACGAAAAGTATTTAAGGCTTGCCAAGTACTTCATTGATGAAAGGGGTAAGGAGCCGCATTATTTCACAATAGAAGCTGAGCTTAGAGGAGAAAAGAAAAAGAGCACTGGTCAAGATGATATGTGGTCTACATACCAGTATTATCAGGCCCATCTGCCGGTGAGAGAACAGACAACTGCTGAAGGGCATGCGGTGAGGGCCATGTACCTGTATGCCGGTGCGGCTGATATAGCCAGGGAAACCGGCGATGAGGAATTGTTTGCGGTGCTGAAAAGGCTATGGGATAACGTGACCAAGAAGAGGATGTACATAACGGCAGCTATAGGTTCGCAGAGTTATGGGGAAGCCTTCTCATTTGATTATGATTTGCCCAATGATACCATCTACGGTGAGACCTGTGCCTCTATAGGCCTTGCGTTATTTGCTTACAGGATGCTTCAAATGGACCCTGATAGCAGGTACGCAGATGTTTTGGAAAAAGCAATATATAACGGAATTTTAAGCGGTATATCGCTTGATGGCAAAAGGTTTTTCTATGTAAATCCTCTTGAGGTGAATCCAGAGGCATGTGAGAAGAGGTATGACCACTCACATGTCAAAGTGGAGCGCCAGGCGTGGTTTGCATGTGCCTGCTGTCCCACCAATGTCAGCCGGCTTTATGCCTCGATAGGCGATTACATGTATTCTACCTCCACCGACGGCGAGATATATATCCACATTTTCGCAAACAGCAGCGCAAATATAGCTTTAAATGGCAAAAATGTTGCTCTCAATGTCAAGACCCGCTATCCTTGGGATGGAAATATAAGCGTCAAGGTCAATCCTGATTCAAAAGGGGAATTCACTGTAGCAATACGCGTTCCTTCATGGTGTGGGGAGCCTTCCATTCGTGTAAACGGACAGCCTGTGAACATAGGGGAGCATATTGAGAAGGGATATGTTAAGATAAGAAGAGTATGGGAGCCAGGTGATGAAATCGATGTAGTTTATCCCATGAAGGCTGTGCTGGTACGGGCTAATCCCAAAGTGCGGGAGAATGTAGGAAAAGTAGCTATACAGCGCGGACCAATGGTTTATTGCATAGAAGAAGTGGATAACGGGAAAGGGCTGCATAAAATCATAGTACCCAAGAATGTGGAGTTTAAGGAAGTTTTTGAGGAGGGGCTTTTAAACGGGGTAGTAACCATAACATTTAAGGCATACAGGTTGAAGGATTGGCTTAGTGATGAATGCTATAGCTTTGCCCCAAATGACTATGAAGAAATAGAGGTTAAAGCTGTTCCCTATTATGCATGGGGCAACAGAGGAGCTGGCGAGATGATGGTTTGGCTGATGAGCAACATAGACACAACCGGTTGA
- a CDS encoding aminopeptidase P family protein has product MDIKSRINKLREKMLEKGMEAYIVPSSDPHMSEYVAPRWESRKWLSGFTGSAGTLVVTRQKSGLWTDGRYYIQAEKQLKGTGIELYKTGMPGVPDYIEWLKEELPENSCVGICGEVFSVSKVREMEKELSKKGISLNKEFDLVDEIWEGRPPVPQQPVFIHDVAFAGRTAAQKLYTVRQEMAKKGVNYYLVCSLDDVAWLYNIRGSDIAYNPVAIAYALVSSHQAWLFIDKSKVPGDVVRMLDENGVIVDDYEKIYEYLAQLKEGDAILFDPAVTNSRLYHAIANGCKKVEDVSIVARLKAIKNEVEIENLKKAHVRDGVAMVKFLYWLEQNLGKEEITEITVAERLEEFRRQQEGFVGPSFATIAAYKDHAAMMHYQATPETCYTLEREGFLLIDSGGQYLGGTTDITRTIVLGPITERQKRDFTLVLKGHINLARARFLYGTTGSNIDILARLPLWEQGIDYKCGTGHGVGYFLNVHEGPQRLSQVPNNVKLERGMILTNEPGVYIEGQYGIRTENEMLVVEDGETEFGKFLRFEPITYCPIDLDGVDPGLLNEEEKRWLNEYHAMVYELLSPLLDENEKEWLKVKTNPIN; this is encoded by the coding sequence TTGGATATAAAAAGCAGAATAAACAAACTGCGCGAGAAAATGCTGGAGAAGGGTATGGAGGCCTACATCGTTCCCAGTTCCGACCCTCACATGAGCGAGTATGTGGCTCCACGCTGGGAGAGCAGGAAATGGCTGTCCGGCTTTACGGGTTCAGCCGGCACCTTGGTTGTAACCCGTCAAAAAAGCGGCCTGTGGACTGATGGGAGATACTACATACAGGCTGAAAAACAGCTCAAAGGCACGGGAATTGAGCTTTACAAAACTGGAATGCCAGGGGTACCTGATTACATAGAATGGCTTAAGGAGGAACTGCCTGAAAATAGCTGTGTGGGGATATGCGGCGAGGTGTTCTCGGTTTCCAAAGTCAGGGAGATGGAGAAGGAGCTCTCAAAAAAAGGCATATCCCTCAACAAAGAATTTGATCTAGTCGACGAGATATGGGAGGGGCGACCGCCGGTACCACAGCAACCGGTATTCATTCACGATGTGGCCTTTGCAGGAAGGACTGCGGCTCAAAAATTGTACACCGTGCGGCAGGAAATGGCAAAAAAGGGCGTTAATTATTATTTGGTATGCAGCCTGGATGATGTGGCATGGCTATATAACATTCGCGGCAGCGATATAGCCTACAATCCAGTGGCCATAGCATATGCCCTGGTTTCTTCCCATCAGGCCTGGCTGTTTATAGACAAAAGTAAGGTTCCTGGTGATGTGGTGCGCATGCTCGATGAGAACGGCGTAATCGTTGACGACTACGAAAAGATATATGAGTATCTCGCCCAGTTAAAAGAAGGAGATGCTATACTCTTTGACCCGGCTGTTACCAATAGCAGGCTATACCATGCCATAGCAAATGGATGCAAGAAGGTAGAGGACGTGAGCATCGTTGCCAGGTTGAAGGCTATTAAGAATGAGGTTGAGATAGAGAACCTGAAAAAGGCACATGTGCGCGATGGCGTGGCCATGGTAAAATTCCTCTACTGGCTTGAGCAGAATTTGGGCAAGGAGGAAATAACCGAGATCACCGTGGCCGAAAGGCTGGAAGAGTTCAGGCGCCAGCAGGAGGGATTTGTGGGCCCAAGCTTTGCCACCATTGCAGCCTACAAGGACCACGCTGCCATGATGCATTATCAGGCCACTCCTGAAACCTGCTATACCCTTGAGCGGGAAGGATTTTTGCTCATCGACTCGGGAGGTCAGTACCTGGGAGGGACCACCGATATAACGCGCACAATAGTTTTGGGTCCTATCACTGAAAGACAAAAAAGGGATTTTACGCTGGTGCTCAAAGGGCACATAAACCTGGCGAGAGCAAGGTTTCTATACGGGACTACCGGCTCCAACATAGATATATTGGCAAGGCTGCCCCTGTGGGAGCAGGGAATTGATTACAAATGCGGTACCGGGCACGGGGTAGGGTATTTCCTCAATGTCCATGAGGGGCCGCAGCGTTTAAGCCAGGTTCCCAACAACGTCAAGCTGGAAAGGGGAATGATCTTGACCAACGAGCCGGGGGTGTATATCGAGGGACAGTACGGCATACGCACCGAAAACGAAATGCTGGTGGTAGAGGACGGAGAGACAGAATTTGGGAAGTTTTTAAGGTTTGAGCCCATAACGTACTGCCCCATTGACCTCGATGGAGTTGATCCCGGGCTCTTGAACGAAGAGGAGAAAAGATGGCTCAATGAATACCACGCTATGGTTTATGAGCTGCTATCGCCGCTACTGGATGAAAATGAAAAGGAATGGCTCAAGGTTAAAACCAACCCGATAAATTGA
- a CDS encoding xylulokinase: MSKEGLILVFDIGTTGVKCAAFKPDGEKACAHTVNYDTVYPKPGWAEQKPEDYWRGIIDGTKVLLEKGNISPQRISVIGLSGHMNGCIPVDANGNVLHPNIIHSDCRSQAEASYLKRVFDEWHFYSITGNRIDPHYTFTKILWLKKNYPEIYDKTAYFLNSKDYIGFKLTGKLGFTDLSDASLTCMLNINQGKWAQDVLSEAGVDVHKLPELLPSFYILGSLSEQAADLLGLKAGTPVVVGGGDGACATKGAGVVKKGQAYNYIGSSAWISTINDRPVLDKGARIFHFYDLDGRNYNVTGTVQCATIAYDWAIENIGGFKLQKAEARDEVFEAVEDLARQAPIGSNGVFFVPYMMGERTPHWDENTRGGFVGLTLYHGKSHLFRAVYEGVAFALKNVLDVFEENGLRVEELTLLGGGAKSRLWNEIMCNVYGRPVKVHCFPGEATSLGAAIAAGVGVGIFESFEDSAQIIRYQCSWQPVSSEVESYQSYYRIYNMMYRQLKPIYDEIAKLIGK; the protein is encoded by the coding sequence ATGAGTAAAGAGGGTTTAATTCTGGTATTTGATATAGGCACCACGGGAGTAAAGTGTGCTGCCTTTAAGCCGGATGGGGAGAAGGCCTGTGCACATACTGTCAATTACGATACAGTTTATCCCAAGCCGGGATGGGCCGAGCAGAAACCAGAGGACTACTGGAGAGGCATAATCGATGGGACTAAGGTTTTGCTGGAGAAAGGTAATATTAGCCCACAACGGATTTCGGTCATTGGCCTTAGCGGGCACATGAACGGATGCATTCCTGTGGATGCAAACGGAAATGTCTTACATCCAAATATAATCCATTCGGATTGTAGGAGCCAGGCAGAGGCTTCTTATCTTAAGCGAGTATTTGATGAATGGCACTTTTACAGCATTACCGGCAATAGGATCGATCCACACTATACCTTTACAAAGATACTGTGGTTAAAGAAGAATTATCCGGAAATATATGATAAAACGGCGTATTTCTTAAATTCCAAGGATTACATTGGATTTAAGCTGACAGGTAAGTTGGGGTTTACTGACCTTTCTGATGCCTCGTTGACCTGTATGCTGAACATCAACCAAGGAAAGTGGGCACAGGATGTTTTGAGTGAAGCAGGCGTAGATGTACATAAGCTTCCAGAACTGTTGCCTTCTTTTTACATCTTAGGTAGTCTGTCGGAGCAGGCAGCCGACCTTTTGGGCTTGAAGGCTGGAACGCCGGTGGTAGTGGGCGGAGGAGACGGGGCATGCGCCACAAAAGGGGCCGGTGTGGTCAAAAAGGGGCAGGCATATAACTATATTGGGAGCAGCGCCTGGATATCGACTATAAATGACCGACCTGTGTTGGACAAAGGTGCCAGGATATTTCATTTTTATGACCTGGATGGGAGAAATTATAATGTTACCGGGACGGTGCAGTGCGCCACCATTGCTTACGATTGGGCCATCGAAAACATAGGCGGTTTTAAGCTACAAAAAGCCGAGGCGAGGGATGAGGTATTTGAGGCTGTTGAAGATTTGGCGCGGCAGGCGCCCATTGGTTCAAACGGTGTGTTTTTCGTACCCTACATGATGGGCGAGAGAACGCCCCACTGGGATGAAAACACCAGGGGCGGCTTTGTAGGCCTTACGCTGTATCATGGGAAGAGCCATCTCTTTCGAGCAGTTTATGAAGGTGTAGCTTTTGCTCTAAAGAACGTTTTGGATGTATTTGAGGAAAACGGTTTAAGAGTTGAGGAGCTGACGCTGCTTGGAGGGGGGGCCAAGAGCAGACTGTGGAACGAGATTATGTGCAATGTATACGGTAGGCCTGTAAAGGTGCATTGCTTCCCCGGAGAAGCCACTTCGCTGGGTGCCGCAATTGCCGCAGGGGTGGGAGTAGGCATTTTTGAAAGCTTCGAGGATTCTGCCCAAATTATCAGGTATCAGTGTTCTTGGCAGCCGGTTTCAAGCGAGGTGGAGTCCTATCAAAGCTACTACCGGATATATAACATGATGTACAGGCAGCTAAAGCCCATATATGATGAGATAGCAAAGTTGATTGGTAAGTGA
- a CDS encoding pyrimidine-nucleoside phosphorylase, which produces MRMLDIITKKRDGKELTREEIGFFIKEYVAGHIPDYQAAALLMAIYFQGMTSRETADLTLAMAYSGETVDLSPIPGIKVDKHSTGGVGDTTTLVVAPLVAGCGVPVAKMSGRGLGHTGGTIDKLESIPGFNPFQPIDDFIRIVKEVGVAVVGQTENLVPADKKLYALRDVTGTVEHKSLIASSVMSKKIAAGADAIVLDVKVGSGAFMKSVEDAFELAQEMVSVGVLVGRNTIAIVTDMNQPLGMAVGNALEVKEAIEVLKGEREGALKEVSLLLGAYMLYTAGHCRTVEQGCEMIEEALHSGRGLQKLKDMIRAEGGDERVVDDTSLLPLADEVIAIKAQQSGYISSMDAYSIGQAARLLGAGRSTKEDAIDHRVGVVLHKRLGQRVEKGETLAEFYVTREDNLQEAINVFNEGIIIGDQPPQPRPLVYGVVTRDGVERW; this is translated from the coding sequence ATGCGTATGCTGGATATCATTACAAAAAAGCGAGATGGCAAAGAGCTTACCAGAGAGGAAATAGGTTTTTTCATCAAGGAGTATGTGGCAGGGCACATTCCGGATTACCAGGCGGCTGCCTTGTTGATGGCCATATATTTTCAGGGTATGACCAGCCGTGAAACCGCTGACCTCACCCTGGCCATGGCCTATTCAGGGGAGACGGTGGACCTGTCACCCATACCGGGGATAAAGGTTGATAAGCACAGCACAGGCGGGGTGGGGGACACCACCACCCTGGTAGTTGCACCACTGGTGGCGGGCTGTGGAGTGCCGGTGGCCAAGATGTCGGGCAGAGGCCTGGGCCATACCGGCGGCACGATCGACAAGCTTGAGTCCATTCCGGGATTTAACCCCTTTCAGCCAATTGATGATTTTATTCGCATAGTGAAAGAAGTCGGCGTGGCTGTAGTGGGGCAGACAGAGAATTTGGTGCCTGCCGATAAGAAGCTGTATGCGCTGCGGGATGTGACGGGGACTGTTGAACATAAATCCCTCATTGCCAGCAGCGTTATGAGCAAGAAGATTGCTGCCGGGGCCGATGCCATAGTTCTTGATGTAAAAGTGGGCAGCGGGGCTTTTATGAAATCGGTGGAGGACGCCTTTGAACTTGCGCAGGAGATGGTTAGTGTAGGTGTCCTCGTGGGGCGCAACACAATTGCCATAGTTACGGATATGAACCAGCCTCTGGGGATGGCCGTCGGCAATGCGCTTGAGGTGAAAGAAGCGATAGAGGTATTAAAAGGAGAAAGGGAGGGGGCACTTAAAGAGGTTTCCCTGTTGCTGGGAGCGTACATGCTGTATACAGCCGGGCACTGCCGAACTGTTGAGCAGGGCTGTGAGATGATAGAGGAGGCACTTCATAGCGGGAGAGGTCTACAAAAGCTTAAGGATATGATTCGTGCTGAGGGAGGGGATGAGAGAGTGGTGGACGATACCTCCCTTTTACCGCTAGCTGACGAGGTCATTGCTATAAAAGCGCAGCAGAGCGGATATATAAGCTCTATGGATGCGTACAGCATAGGGCAGGCTGCCCGGTTGCTGGGAGCCGGGAGAAGCACCAAAGAGGATGCAATAGACCACAGGGTGGGCGTAGTTTTGCATAAGCGTTTGGGTCAAAGGGTGGAGAAGGGCGAGACGCTGGCCGAGTTTTATGTGACCAGGGAGGATAATTTGCAGGAAGCTATTAATGTATTTAATGAGGGGATAATTATCGGTGATCAGCCTCCTCAACCCAGGCCATTAGTGTACGGTGTGGTAACACGCGATGGCGTTGAAAGGTGGTGA
- a CDS encoding ABC transporter permease: MKFTQAIKMALNSILSNKMRSFLTMLGVIIGVMAVITLVALGQGSTRQVSQQIESLGTNLITVNITGRRSRSVNEEDLQRIKSIPGVSEIAPVLSGGVTVKAGNKNTNTSLEATTPGYQHVRNTKVQRGRFLLQNDLDMRFRVAVVGVDVADELFGRRDVVGEKISINGVEFSIVGILEEKGSSMAGSDDNRVIIPLTTGQRFLGNTEIRTFYVSTQSPDVVNQVVAEIQRFLTRKFNDENSFRVFNQTQLLSTINQATATLTMMLGGIAGISLLVGGIGIMNIMLVSVTERTREIGIRKAIGAKKRDILVQFLIESSVLSGLGGVLGIIVGFVGVSVLGKILNIPAAISADVVLLATGFSVAVGIIFGLYPAGKAASLNPIDALRYE; this comes from the coding sequence ATGAAATTTACTCAGGCCATTAAAATGGCTTTAAATTCTATTTTGTCAAACAAGATGCGTTCATTTTTAACCATGCTTGGGGTCATCATTGGGGTCATGGCTGTCATCACCCTGGTTGCTTTAGGGCAGGGTTCTACCCGGCAGGTATCCCAACAAATCGAGAGCTTGGGTACCAATTTGATCACCGTCAATATCACGGGTAGAAGAAGCCGCAGCGTTAATGAAGAGGACTTGCAGCGGATAAAGAGTATACCCGGTGTCAGCGAGATAGCACCTGTATTGAGCGGTGGGGTAACGGTAAAAGCGGGTAACAAGAATACCAACACTTCTCTTGAAGCCACTACGCCCGGATATCAGCATGTAAGAAACACAAAAGTCCAGCGTGGCAGATTCTTGCTTCAAAACGATTTGGATATGCGGTTTAGGGTGGCGGTGGTAGGAGTGGATGTTGCCGATGAGCTGTTTGGGAGAAGGGATGTAGTGGGAGAGAAGATTTCGATAAACGGAGTGGAATTTTCAATTGTGGGTATACTGGAGGAGAAGGGAAGCTCTATGGCTGGTTCGGACGATAATAGGGTTATAATACCATTGACCACTGGTCAGAGGTTTCTTGGAAATACAGAAATTCGAACTTTTTATGTTTCCACGCAGTCACCTGATGTTGTAAATCAAGTAGTCGCGGAGATACAGCGGTTTCTGACCAGGAAGTTTAACGACGAAAACAGCTTCAGGGTATTTAACCAGACGCAGCTCTTATCAACTATTAATCAGGCGACTGCTACTTTGACCATGATGCTGGGCGGTATTGCAGGTATATCGTTGCTGGTAGGCGGTATTGGGATCATGAACATAATGCTGGTATCTGTCACTGAGCGGACGCGCGAGATAGGAATAAGAAAGGCCATAGGAGCCAAGAAGAGAGATATACTGGTGCAGTTTCTCATAGAGTCATCTGTGCTCAGCGGATTGGGCGGTGTACTGGGGATCATAGTGGGCTTTGTGGGGGTAAGTGTTTTGGGCAAGATATTGAACATCCCTGCAGCAATTTCTGCCGATGTGGTATTGCTGGCAACCGGGTTTTCAGTGGCGGTTGGGATTATATTCGGCTTATATCCGGCCGGTAAGGCGGCCAGCTTGAATCCTATTGATGCACTGCGTTATGAGTGA